One Corynebacterium yudongzhengii DNA window includes the following coding sequences:
- the purB gene encoding adenylosuccinate lyase: MAEKNIANVLASRYASVGMTEIWSPETKIILERQLWIAVMKAQRRLGISIPDGVIEDYERVLETIDLESIAQRERVTRHDVKARIEEFNALAGHEHIHKGMTSRDLTENVEQLQVYRSLETIRDKAIAVLARLGEHAGNYRSLVMAGRSHNVAAQATTLGKRFASAADELLVAVTRVDELLDRYPLRGIKGPMGTAQDMLDLVGGDRSKLASLERSIADFLGFSRIFDSVGQVYSRSLDFDTISALVQLGAGPSSLATTIRLMAGNETVTEGFKEGQVGSSAMPHKMNARSCERVNGLQVILRGYLTMTADLAGQQWNEGDVSCSVVRRVALPDAFFAIDGMFETFLTVLEEFGAFPAMIDRELERYLPFLATTRLLMAAVRAGVGREEAHEKIKRHAVDVALNMRENGGEQDLLQRLAADPDFPLGESELEEALADRHAFIGAAEAQIDRVLARIRDLVGDHPEAAKYRPGEIL, from the coding sequence GTGGCTGAAAAGAACATCGCAAACGTCCTCGCATCCCGGTACGCGTCTGTCGGCATGACCGAGATCTGGTCGCCCGAGACGAAGATCATCCTCGAGCGCCAGCTCTGGATCGCCGTGATGAAAGCCCAGCGCCGCCTGGGCATCTCCATCCCCGACGGGGTGATCGAGGACTACGAGCGGGTCTTGGAGACCATCGACCTCGAATCCATCGCGCAGCGCGAGCGCGTCACCCGCCACGACGTCAAAGCCCGCATCGAAGAGTTCAACGCCCTCGCCGGCCACGAGCACATCCACAAGGGCATGACCAGCCGCGATCTCACCGAGAACGTCGAGCAGCTGCAGGTCTACCGCTCGCTCGAGACCATTCGCGACAAGGCCATCGCCGTGCTTGCACGCCTGGGCGAGCACGCCGGCAACTACCGCTCGCTGGTGATGGCCGGGCGTTCGCACAACGTGGCGGCGCAGGCGACGACGCTCGGCAAGCGCTTCGCCTCCGCCGCCGACGAGCTGCTGGTGGCGGTCACGCGTGTCGACGAGCTGCTCGACCGCTACCCCTTACGCGGCATCAAGGGGCCCATGGGAACGGCGCAGGACATGCTCGACTTGGTCGGCGGCGACCGCTCGAAGCTCGCCTCTCTCGAGCGCTCAATCGCCGATTTCCTCGGGTTTTCCCGCATCTTCGACTCGGTCGGGCAGGTCTACTCGCGCTCGCTGGACTTCGACACCATCTCCGCGCTGGTGCAGCTCGGTGCTGGCCCGTCCTCGCTGGCGACCACCATCCGGCTCATGGCCGGCAACGAGACCGTCACCGAAGGCTTCAAGGAAGGCCAGGTCGGCTCGTCCGCGATGCCGCACAAGATGAACGCCCGTTCGTGCGAGCGCGTCAACGGACTGCAGGTCATCCTGCGCGGCTACCTGACCATGACCGCTGATCTCGCCGGCCAGCAGTGGAACGAAGGCGATGTCTCCTGCTCCGTGGTTCGGCGCGTGGCGCTGCCGGACGCCTTCTTCGCGATCGACGGCATGTTCGAGACCTTCCTCACCGTCCTCGAAGAATTCGGTGCTTTCCCCGCGATGATCGACCGCGAACTCGAGCGCTACCTCCCGTTCCTCGCCACCACCCGCCTGCTCATGGCGGCGGTGCGTGCCGGGGTCGGACGCGAAGAGGCCCACGAAAAGATCAAGCGTCACGCCGTCGACGTCGCCCTGAACATGCGCGAAAACGGCGGTGAGCAGGACCTTCTCCAGCGTCTGGCCGCTGATCCCGACTTCCCGCTCGGCGAGAGTGAACTGGAGGAGGCGCTGGCGGATCGCCATGCGTTCATCGGTGCCGCCGAGGCCCAGATCGACCGCGTCTTGGCTCGGATCCGCGACCTGGTCGGCGATCACCCCGAAGCCGCGAAGTACCGGCCGGGGGAGATTCTGTAG